A stretch of the Vicia villosa cultivar HV-30 ecotype Madison, WI unplaced genomic scaffold, Vvil1.0 ctg.001670F_1_1, whole genome shotgun sequence genome encodes the following:
- the LOC131636217 gene encoding cycloartenol-C-24-methyltransferase-like: MDLASNLGGKIQKDEVLDAVDKYEKYHVHYGGQEEERKANYSDMVNKYYDLVTSFYEFGWGESFHFAQRWVGESLRESIKRHEHFLALQLGLKPGQKVLDVGCGIGGPLREISRFSSTSVTGLNNNEYQITRGKALNRKTGVDKSCNFVKADFMKMPFEDNSFDAVYAIEATCHAPDAYGCYKEIYRVLKPGQCFAAYEWCMTDSFDPNNQEHQKIKAEIEIGDGLPDIRLTTKCLEALTQAGFEVIWEKDLAVDSPVPWYTPLDASYFSFSSFRLTTLGRLFTKNMVKALEFVKLAPKGSQRVQDFLEKAADGLVEGGKREIFTPMYFFLARKPHSDSN; the protein is encoded by the exons GTATGAGAAGTATCATGTACACTATGGAGGTCAGGAGGAAGAAAGGAAAGCTAATTATAGTGATATG GTTAATAAATATTATGATCTTGTGACCAGCTTTTATGAGTTTGGCTGGGGAGAATCTTTCCATTTTGCCCAAAG ATGGGTTGGAGAATCTCTTAGAGAGAGCATCAAGCGACATGAACACTTCCTTGCTTTACAACTTGGTCTTAAGCCCGGACAGAAG gttttggaTGTTGGGTGTGGTATTGGGGGACCGTTACGAGAAATTTCTCGATTCAG CTCGACATCTGTTACAGGGTTGAATAACAACGAATACCAGATCACCAGGGGAAAG GCACTCAATCGCAAAACTGGAGTGGACAAGAGTTGCAACTTCGTCAAG GCCGACTTCATGAAGATGCCATTCGAAGACAACAGTTTCGATGCAGTGTATGCTATAGAAGCCACCTGCCATGCACCAGATGCT TATGGATGCTACAAAGAGATTTATAGAGTGTTAAAGCCTGGCCAATGTTTTGCTGCATATGAATGGTGCATGACTGATTCTTTTGATCCCAATAACCAAGAACACCAAAAAATCAAG GCAGAAATTGAGATTGGTGATGGGCTTCCCGACATTAGATTGACCACAAAGTGTCTTGAAGCTCTTACGCAAGCTGGTTTTGAG GTCATATGGGAGAAAGATCTAGCAGTGGACTCTCCTGTTCCTTGGTACACACCTCTAGACGCGAGTTACTTCTCATTTAGCAGCTTCCGTCTTACAACTCTTGGACGACTTTTCACCAAAAATATG GTCAAGGCTCtggagtttgttaaacttgctccAAAGGGGAGTCAAAGGGTTCAGGATTTCCTAGAGAAGGCTGCAGACGGCCTAGTCGAAGGTGGAAA GAGAGAGATTTTCACACCAATGTACTTCTTTTTGGCGCGGAAGCCTCATTCAGACAGCAACTAA